One window of the Diospyros lotus cultivar Yz01 chromosome 12, ASM1463336v1, whole genome shotgun sequence genome contains the following:
- the LOC127787223 gene encoding pectinesterase inhibitor 9-like, protein MPFKNMANLVLYLLLLLLHLRSTAATPPASAAANFIKSSCRATRYPSLCIHSLSVYASKIQQSDQQLAQAALSVSLSSAQSTTVFVSRQLKAAGIKPREYQAIRDCTRNMADAVVQLNRSIGELGQIGRPSAQDFEWHMSNVQTWVSAAITAANTCIDGFSDPTMIGDLKSGITARVTTCSQVTSNALALVALFGEKMAKGRNG, encoded by the coding sequence ATGCCTTTCAAAAACATGGCAAATCTTGTCCTTTACTTGCTCTTACTACTACTCCACCTCCGCTCCACGGCGGCCACTCCTCCAGCCTCCGCCGCAGCAAACTTCATCAAATCCTCATGCAGAGCCACCCGCTACCCTTCCCTCTGCATTCACTCCCTCTCCGTCTACGCCAGCAAGATCCAGCAAAGCGACCAGCAGCTGGCTCAAGCCGCCTTGTCCGTCAGCCTGTCCAGCGCCCAGTCCACCACCGTCTTCGTCTCCAGGCAGCTCAAAGCCGCCGGCATCAAGCCCCGAGAGTACCAGGCCATCAGAGACTGCACCCGGAACATGGCCGACGCCGTCGTCCAGCTCAACAGATCCATCGGCGAGCTCGGCCAGATTGGCCGCCCCTCGGCTCAGGATTTCGAGTGGCATATGAGCAACGTTCAGACCTGGGTCAGTGCCGCCATCACCGCCGCCAACACGTGCATTGACGGGTTTTCCGATCCCACCATGATAGGAGATCTAAAGAGTGGGATTACGGCTAGAGTTACCACTTGTTCCCAGGTCACCAGTAATGCCCTTGCTCTGGTTGCCCTCTTTGGAGAGAAGATGGCGAAAGGAAGGAACGGTTGA